DNA sequence from the Ktedonobacteraceae bacterium genome:
GTTCATCTCGTTGGGCCAGTCGCTCATGCAAGTCTTTATTCTCTTGTCGAAGCTGAAGCAGTTCTTCTTCTGGCGTCATGCCCTTACTCTACAGGATGTTGAACTCTTTGGCAAATCTCTAGGACACCTGAGTAGTTACAAGTTTTCTTTAAAGGTACAAGACACCGAATAGCCTAGGATTCCGATCTATGGATCCAACTTAAAGTCCCGGATATGCTTTCTAATGACCGGGATTATTTTCAAATTGTCTCGTATCTGGTATATTGATACTCAGGTTTATGTGTATGTGGTCCTTTTCAAGATTACTATGAGAAGTACACAATGAATGTGTTACAAGCTGCTGAAAAAGTCCTTGAAGAAGTAGGGATGCCTCTCCACTACAAGGAGATTACCCGGCGTATGATTGATAGTAAGCTGTGGCAGACACGGGGTAAGACGCCTGATGCAACCGTCAATGCCGAGATCGCAAAAGATATTAAGCGCAAGGGAGAACATTCTCTTTTCCAGCGTACAGATAAGGGCGTGTTTGCCTTGCGTAATTGGAGATTGCCTGAGTTTCTTGAATCAAGCGAGTCAAATAATAAGATGACACACAATCGACAACCTTTGATGTTTCTGCTACAAAGCTGTTTTCTTTTACTGAAGCTGCTGAGCAAGTACTGAGTCAGTTTAGCAATAGTAAGCCGATGCATTATCGAGAGATAACTAAAAAGGCTCTTAAACTAAATCTTATCAAAACAAAAGGTCTGACTCCAGAAGCAACACTCTATTCACAAATTCTATCCGAAATTCGTCGTCAGACCCGTAAGGGAATCGTATCCCGTTTTGTCATATATAGAGGGGGATTGGTAGGACTATCTCGCTGGCAACCAAGTGAGGCGGTTGGCCTGGCGTCTCAGATAGAACGCCACAATCAAGACGCTCGTAAGAAAATTCATGATCGCCTTCTTAAAATGCCACCGAAGGAATTTGAGGAGCTAGTGAGTCAGCTATTGGTCGCTTTGGGCTTTGAGAATGTTATCGTTACAAACTATAGCAATGATGGCGGTATTGATGTGCGTGGAACCCTGGTTGTCGGAGATGTAATTCGTATCAATATGGCTGTGCAGGCGAAACGCTGGAAAGGCAATGTGCAGGCACCAGTAGTGTAGCAAGTGCGAGGTAGTTTGGGAACACACGA
Encoded proteins:
- a CDS encoding winged helix-turn-helix domain-containing protein, giving the protein MNVLQAAEKVLEEVGMPLHYKEITRRMIDSKLWQTRGKTPDATVNAEIAKDIKRKGEHSLFQRTDKGVFALRNWRLPEFLESSESNNKMTHNRQPLMFLLQSCFLLLKLLSKY